A single region of the Caretta caretta isolate rCarCar2 chromosome 25, rCarCar1.hap1, whole genome shotgun sequence genome encodes:
- the LOC125627240 gene encoding uncharacterized protein LOC125627240, translated as MQSSSAEVTMMESQNRKRAPARTEREVWDLIAVWGEESVLSELRSSFRNAKTIVKISQGMKDRGHNRDLKQCRVKLKELRQAYQKTREANGCSRSKPQTCHFYDELHAILGGSATTTPAMLFDSFNGDGGNTEAGFGDEEDEDDDDEVVDSSQQASGETGFPDSQELFLTLDLEPVPPEPTQGCFLDPAGGDGTSAACVSMITGSSPSQRLVKIRKKKKRTREEMFSELMLSSLTDRAQTNAWRQRMSECRKAQNDREERWRAEESKWRDEESKWRAEERAEAQMWRQRDERRQDSMLRLLQDQTSMLQCMVELQQRQLEHRLPLQPLCNQLPSSPSSIASTPRRPRTWWGGHRPTSHSATEDCRKK; from the exons atgcagagctcatcagcagaggtgaccatgatggagtcccagaatcgcaaaagagctccagcacggactgaacgggaggtatgggatctgatcgctgtttggggagaggaatccgtgctatcagaactccgttccagttttcgaaatgccaaaaccattgtcaaaatctcccagggcatgaaggacagaggccataacagggacctgaagcagtgccgcgtgaaacttaaggagctgaggcaagcctaccagaaaaccagagaggcgaacggctgctccaggtcaaagccccaaacatgccacttctatgatgagctgcatgccattttagggggttcagccaccactaccccagccatgctgtttgactccttcaatggagatggaggcaacacggaagcaggttttggggacgaagaagatgaggatgatgatgatgaggttgtagatagctcacagcaagcaagcggagaaaccggttttcccgacagccaggaactgtttctcaccctggacctggagccagtaccccctgaacccacccaaggctgcttcctggacccggcaggcggagatgggacctccg ctgcatgtgtttcaatgatcacaggatcttctccttcccagaggctagtgaagattagaaagaaaaaaaaacgcactcgagaagaaatgttctccgagctcatgctgtcctccctcactgacagagcacagacgaatgcgtggaggcaaagaatgtcagagtgcaggaaagcacaaaatgaccgggaggagaggtggcgggctgaagagagtaagtggcgggatgaagagagtaagtggcgggctgaagagagggctgaagctcaaatgtggcggcagcgtgatgagaggaggcaggattcaatgctgaggctgctgcaggaccaaaccagtatgctccagtgtatggttgagctgcagcaaaggcagctggagcacagactgccactacagcccctgtgtaaccaactgccctcctccccaagttccatagcctccacacccagacgcccaagaacgtggtgggggggccaccggccaaccagccactccgccacagaggattgccgaAAAAaatga